The proteins below are encoded in one region of Segatella copri:
- a CDS encoding lipopolysaccharide assembly protein LapB, with amino-acid sequence MLKHFPFRNLLPAMVVLAFAMTIAGCSTQKNTAKSRWWHAFNARYNTYYNGTVAYIEGSLEKENGNKDNYSEMIPYYTVGNKNSRELGKSNYDRAIEKCEKAIHQHSIKRRPVWDKKRRKTAKDLEWLQRREYNPFLWKAWMLMGRSQFFEGDFQSAAATFAYMSRLYATQPGIYGKARAWLAKSYLESGWIYDAEDVIRNIERDSIHWRAQKEWDKTYALYYLKTGRYQEAVPYLRKAIGYEMRRKQKARLWYLMGQVEALQGHTQNAYRAFKHVIRLNPPYELEFNARISMTEVLATNNSRKMVSKLKRMAASDKNQEYLDQVYYAIGNIHLNQGDTLQAIAAYEKGAAKSSRNGVEKGVLLLHLGNVYWQCHRYGDAKRCYDAAIGLLDQDRKDYKQLSDRSKVLDELVPYTDAIYLQDSLQSLARMSETERNVAIDKVIDALKKQEKEEKRKLAEQQGNSDFGRNNGNGYNSRNNRNQGNSNASSGFGNGAMGNGGFGNTNTWYFYSQSAVAQGKQQFERLWGKRKNIDNWQRSNQTVVADAKGVEEMTDEQRDSLLNEAQKKDLEKEKEKNLSAEEDPHQRAYYLAQIPLTEEKMAESNQILDDGLLHAGIILKDKLNDLDESERMLQRLVKKNAAYEHLDDAYYHLYLLYNIRKQPAIASRYLDLLKANYPESQWTALLTSPYYEEDAKMGIHLEDSLYAATYDAFKANLYNKVVHNRAISDKRYPEGANRDKFLFIGGLTQLHEGNIQACLDDMQQVVEKYPNSRLSEMAGMILNGVKAGRQLKGGTFDLSNVWSRRNAVLNDDVKSKAKVFSIERNEPFVFMLAYVPDSVNENQLLFEMAKYNFTSYLVRNFDLVIDEQNDLHRMQVKGFRNYDEARQYANDIYQHQAITQLLSKGARGIVISEPNLLLLGTSLSYDDYTLFYTQHLAPLKISKDPLLEEPEEIIQQEKTDDSEENEEETGTAESGTTGTQGTDADIKEEKAPKTAYDNDDSLDLDSEEYDLDGF; translated from the coding sequence ATGTTGAAGCATTTCCCATTCAGAAACCTCTTGCCAGCTATGGTTGTCCTTGCCTTTGCAATGACCATAGCAGGATGCTCTACGCAGAAGAATACGGCGAAGAGCAGATGGTGGCATGCCTTCAACGCCCGATACAACACCTATTATAATGGTACCGTAGCCTATATAGAAGGCTCGCTCGAAAAGGAAAACGGGAATAAGGATAATTACTCTGAAATGATTCCTTATTATACTGTGGGCAACAAGAACAGCCGCGAACTGGGCAAGTCGAACTACGACCGCGCCATCGAGAAATGTGAGAAAGCCATTCACCAGCATAGCATCAAGCGCCGCCCGGTATGGGACAAGAAACGCCGCAAGACAGCCAAAGACCTGGAATGGCTGCAGCGCCGTGAATATAATCCTTTCCTCTGGAAGGCATGGATGCTGATGGGCCGTTCCCAGTTTTTTGAAGGCGATTTCCAGTCGGCAGCAGCTACATTCGCCTATATGAGCCGTCTCTACGCCACCCAACCCGGCATTTACGGCAAGGCACGTGCCTGGCTCGCCAAGAGTTATCTCGAATCGGGATGGATATACGATGCCGAAGATGTAATCCGTAATATCGAGCGCGATTCCATCCACTGGCGTGCCCAGAAGGAATGGGACAAGACCTATGCCCTCTACTATCTGAAGACCGGACGCTATCAGGAGGCCGTTCCGTATCTCCGCAAAGCCATCGGCTATGAGATGCGACGCAAGCAGAAAGCCCGCCTCTGGTATCTGATGGGACAGGTAGAAGCACTACAGGGACATACCCAGAATGCCTACCGTGCCTTCAAGCATGTCATCCGTCTCAATCCGCCTTACGAACTGGAGTTCAATGCCCGCATCTCCATGACCGAGGTACTGGCAACCAACAACTCCCGGAAGATGGTATCTAAATTGAAGCGAATGGCAGCGAGCGACAAGAACCAGGAATATCTCGACCAGGTTTATTATGCCATCGGCAACATACATCTCAACCAGGGCGATACCCTTCAGGCTATTGCAGCATACGAAAAGGGTGCCGCGAAATCAAGCCGAAACGGAGTAGAGAAAGGTGTATTGCTGCTGCATCTGGGCAATGTATACTGGCAATGCCACCGTTATGGCGATGCCAAGCGATGCTATGATGCTGCCATCGGACTCCTGGACCAGGACCGCAAAGACTACAAACAGCTCTCCGACCGTTCGAAGGTTCTCGATGAACTGGTGCCTTATACCGACGCCATCTATTTGCAGGACTCCCTGCAATCGCTTGCCCGCATGAGCGAAACAGAACGGAATGTCGCCATTGACAAGGTGATAGATGCCCTGAAAAAGCAGGAAAAGGAAGAAAAGAGAAAACTGGCAGAACAGCAGGGCAACTCCGACTTCGGCAGAAACAACGGCAATGGTTATAATAGCAGAAATAACAGGAATCAGGGAAACAGCAATGCCTCATCCGGCTTCGGAAACGGAGCCATGGGCAACGGCGGTTTCGGCAACACCAATACCTGGTATTTCTACTCCCAATCTGCCGTAGCCCAAGGCAAACAGCAGTTTGAACGCCTCTGGGGTAAGAGAAAGAACATAGACAACTGGCAGCGGAGCAACCAGACCGTAGTAGCCGATGCCAAAGGTGTAGAAGAAATGACTGATGAACAGCGCGATTCACTCCTCAACGAGGCACAGAAAAAAGACCTTGAGAAGGAGAAAGAGAAGAACCTGAGTGCAGAAGAAGATCCGCATCAGCGTGCCTACTATCTCGCTCAGATTCCGCTCACCGAAGAGAAGATGGCAGAAAGCAATCAGATTCTGGACGACGGACTGCTGCATGCCGGCATCATTCTGAAAGACAAACTCAATGATCTGGACGAAAGCGAACGCATGCTGCAGCGACTGGTAAAGAAGAACGCAGCATACGAACATCTCGATGATGCCTACTATCACCTCTACCTGCTCTACAACATCAGGAAGCAGCCAGCCATCGCCAGCCGCTATCTCGACCTGTTGAAAGCGAATTATCCGGAGAGCCAATGGACCGCCCTACTCACCTCTCCTTATTATGAAGAAGATGCGAAGATGGGCATTCATCTCGAAGATTCGCTCTATGCTGCCACCTACGACGCCTTCAAGGCTAACCTATATAATAAGGTGGTACACAACAGGGCTATCTCTGACAAGCGCTATCCTGAAGGAGCCAACCGCGACAAGTTCCTCTTTATCGGCGGACTCACCCAGCTCCACGAGGGTAATATCCAGGCATGTCTCGATGATATGCAGCAGGTGGTAGAGAAATATCCGAACAGCCGACTCAGCGAAATGGCGGGAATGATTCTCAACGGAGTGAAAGCCGGCAGACAGCTCAAGGGCGGCACATTCGACCTGAGCAATGTATGGTCGCGCCGCAACGCCGTACTCAATGATGACGTCAAATCCAAAGCAAAAGTATTCAGCATTGAGCGCAACGAGCCGTTCGTCTTCATGCTCGCCTACGTTCCTGATTCTGTGAACGAGAACCAGTTGCTCTTCGAGATGGCGAAATATAATTTCACCTCCTATCTCGTGCGTAATTTCGACCTCGTCATTGACGAGCAGAATGATCTGCACCGCATGCAGGTAAAGGGCTTCCGCAATTACGACGAAGCACGCCAGTATGCCAACGACATCTACCAGCATCAGGCCATCACCCAGCTTCTCTCAAAGGGAGCCCGAGGCATCGTAATCAGCGAACCAAACCTCCTGCTGCTGGGCACCAGTCTGAGCTACGACGACTATACCCTCTTCTATACCCAGCATCTGGCACCGCTGAAAATCAGCAAGGACCCACTGCTTGAAGAACCGGAGGAAATCATCCAGCAGGAAAAGACTGATGATTCTGAAGAAAATGAAGAAGAAACCGGAACTGCCGAAAGCGGAACAACCGGAACCCAGGGAACCGATGCGGATATAAAGGAAGAAAAAGCGCCAAAGACAGCTTACGACAACGACGACAGTCTGGATTTGGACAGCGAAGAATATGATTTAGATGGATTTTAG
- a CDS encoding lysine exporter LysO family protein has product MKGSLIIVSFFVLGIIVGLCDVIPAGLLDSDVSYYALCCLMFCVGISIGCDTSVLKSFKKVNPRLMMLPVMTILGTLAGCAAVSLILSHRQFTDCLAIGSGFGYYSLSSIFITESRGAELGTIALLANICREILTLLCAPLLAKYFGKLAPISVGGATTMDTTLPIITRYSGESFIIVSIFHGFCVDFSVPFLVTFFCSL; this is encoded by the coding sequence ATGAAAGGCAGTTTGATTATCGTAAGCTTCTTTGTTCTGGGTATCATCGTAGGCTTGTGTGATGTGATTCCGGCAGGTCTTCTGGATAGCGACGTGAGCTATTATGCACTCTGCTGCCTGATGTTCTGCGTAGGTATCAGCATCGGTTGCGATACCTCTGTGCTGAAGAGTTTCAAGAAGGTGAATCCCCGTCTGATGATGCTCCCTGTGATGACCATTTTGGGTACGCTGGCAGGTTGTGCCGCCGTATCTCTCATCTTGAGCCACCGCCAGTTTACCGATTGTCTGGCTATAGGTTCAGGATTCGGATATTACTCTCTTTCGAGTATCTTCATCACCGAATCCAGGGGCGCCGAACTGGGAACCATCGCCCTTCTTGCCAACATCTGCCGCGAGATTCTCACCCTGCTGTGTGCTCCGCTGTTGGCAAAATACTTCGGCAAACTGGCACCTATCAGTGTAGGTGGAGCTACGACCATGGATACAACGTTGCCTATCATCACCCGATATTCGGGCGAGAGTTTCATCATCGTTTCCATCTTCCATGGTTTCTGTGTCGACTTTTCTGTACCCTTCCTAGTTACCTTCTTCTGTTCTTTGTAG
- the tsaE gene encoding tRNA (adenosine(37)-N6)-threonylcarbamoyltransferase complex ATPase subunit type 1 TsaE, whose product MKIKIDSLDTIHEAAKEFLQNMGDGKVFAFYGKMGAGKTTFVKAICEELGVEDVITSPTFALVNEYTAGDGSPVYHFDFYRIKKLDEVYDMGYEDYFYSGNLCFLEWPELIEDLLPEDCTKVTITVEEDGTRSVEW is encoded by the coding sequence ATGAAGATAAAAATTGACTCATTAGACACGATCCATGAAGCAGCCAAGGAATTTCTGCAGAACATGGGCGACGGCAAGGTCTTTGCCTTCTATGGCAAGATGGGAGCCGGAAAGACAACATTTGTAAAAGCCATTTGCGAAGAACTGGGCGTAGAAGATGTCATCACATCTCCTACCTTCGCCCTCGTAAACGAATATACAGCGGGCGACGGCTCACCTGTCTACCACTTCGATTTCTACCGCATCAAGAAACTCGATGAGGTTTACGATATGGGCTACGAAGATTATTTCTACAGCGGCAACCTCTGTTTCCTGGAGTGGCCGGAACTGATAGAAGACCTGCTGCCGGAAGACTGCACCAAAGTGACTATCACCGTCGAAGAAGACGGAACAAGAAGCGTAGAATGGTAA
- a CDS encoding bifunctional response regulator/alkaline phosphatase family protein, with translation MSNGLLLWIDDEIELLKAHIIFLEKKGYEVQTVSNGPDAIELCRQQTFDLILLDEMMPGLSGLETLLRIKDIQPSTPVVMCTKSEEENIMDQAIGSKIADYLIKPVNPNQILLSLKKNIHRKDIVAEVTQNGYQQDYQQIAMQMMECRSAEDWMEIYRRLVSWELKLSDTASPMAEMLGMQKEEANQGFAKYIAKNYLDWVSPDNRDRHLMSPDIFKRKIFPLLDEGKKVFLIVIDNFRYDQWRMLAEDIGDQFDIDEQLYMSILPTATQYARNTIFSGLMPNKIAEMFPDLWVDEDEEEGKNLNEAPLIQTQIERFRKHYTFSYHKVNDSQGADRFLEHYNECRNYDLNVLVINFIDMLSHARTESKMVRELANNESAYRSITQSWLRHSVLSELFKLLSQSDYQVVLTTDHGSIRASKPIKIVGDRNTNTNLRYKLGKNLAYQSKEVFTIKEPQRAQLPAPNLSTSYVFATGDSFFAYPNNYNYYVQYYKDTFQHGGISMEEMLIPLITLTPRKR, from the coding sequence ATGAGCAACGGACTATTACTTTGGATAGACGACGAGATAGAACTTCTCAAGGCACACATCATCTTTCTGGAAAAGAAAGGATACGAGGTGCAGACGGTAAGCAACGGCCCTGATGCCATTGAACTTTGCCGCCAGCAAACCTTCGACCTCATCCTGCTCGATGAAATGATGCCGGGACTCAGCGGACTGGAAACCCTGCTACGCATCAAGGACATCCAGCCTTCCACACCGGTAGTGATGTGCACCAAGAGCGAAGAAGAAAACATCATGGACCAGGCAATCGGTTCAAAGATAGCCGACTATCTGATCAAACCCGTAAACCCGAACCAGATTCTGCTCTCGCTCAAGAAGAACATTCACCGCAAAGACATCGTGGCGGAGGTGACGCAGAACGGATACCAGCAGGACTACCAGCAGATAGCCATGCAGATGATGGAATGCAGAAGTGCGGAAGACTGGATGGAGATTTACAGGCGACTGGTAAGCTGGGAACTGAAGCTGAGCGATACGGCAAGTCCGATGGCAGAGATGCTGGGCATGCAGAAGGAAGAGGCTAACCAGGGTTTCGCCAAATACATAGCCAAGAACTATCTTGACTGGGTGAGTCCCGACAACAGAGACCGCCATCTGATGAGTCCCGACATCTTCAAGCGCAAGATATTCCCGCTGCTCGATGAGGGCAAGAAGGTGTTTCTGATTGTGATAGATAACTTCCGCTATGACCAGTGGCGCATGCTGGCTGAAGACATCGGCGACCAGTTCGACATCGACGAGCAGCTCTACATGAGCATCCTTCCTACCGCCACGCAATATGCGCGCAACACCATCTTCAGCGGCCTGATGCCGAACAAGATAGCCGAAATGTTCCCTGACCTCTGGGTAGATGAGGACGAGGAGGAAGGCAAGAACCTCAACGAGGCGCCGCTGATACAGACCCAGATAGAGCGATTCAGAAAGCACTATACCTTCAGTTATCACAAGGTGAACGATTCGCAGGGTGCCGACCGCTTTCTGGAGCATTACAACGAATGCCGGAACTACGACCTGAACGTGCTGGTGATTAACTTCATCGACATGCTCTCTCACGCGCGTACCGAATCTAAGATGGTGCGCGAGCTTGCCAACAACGAGAGTGCCTACCGCAGCATCACGCAGAGCTGGCTCCGCCATTCAGTTCTCTCCGAGCTCTTCAAGCTCCTTTCGCAGAGCGATTATCAGGTAGTGCTCACCACCGACCACGGCAGCATCAGGGCATCGAAACCAATCAAGATTGTAGGCGACCGCAATACGAACACCAACCTGCGCTACAAGCTGGGCAAGAATCTGGCTTACCAGAGCAAGGAAGTTTTCACCATCAAGGAGCCTCAGCGTGCCCAATTGCCGGCACCTAACCTGAGTACCTCGTATGTATTTGCCACGGGCGACAGTTTCTTCGCCTATCCAAATAATTACAACTATTATGTGCAATACTACAAGGATACCTTCCAGCACGGCGGCATCTCGATGGAGGAAATGCTCATACCGCTCATCACGCTGACACCTAGAAAAAGGTAA
- a CDS encoding LysO family transporter encodes MLKIVMIMLCGIGTGYLLRNKKMSFIGRIITALIWVLLFLLGIEVGSNPRIISGLQTLGLEAIALTLGGCLGSALFAWALWKYVTAKQAKSSAHAETGKGGKA; translated from the coding sequence ATGCTCAAGATAGTAATGATTATGCTATGCGGAATAGGTACCGGCTATCTGCTCCGCAACAAGAAAATGAGTTTTATCGGCCGTATCATCACGGCGCTGATATGGGTACTCCTGTTCCTGCTCGGTATCGAGGTAGGTTCTAACCCTCGTATCATCAGCGGTCTTCAGACCCTGGGACTTGAGGCGATAGCCCTGACCTTGGGAGGCTGTCTGGGTAGTGCGCTCTTTGCTTGGGCATTGTGGAAGTATGTTACAGCAAAGCAGGCTAAATCGTCGGCTCACGCTGAAACCGGGAAAGGAGGCAAGGCATGA